In the genome of Neodiprion fabricii isolate iyNeoFabr1 chromosome 4, iyNeoFabr1.1, whole genome shotgun sequence, the window ttgttatttcgtTGTGGTAAAAAACCGGTATCAAACTACGTTGTGAATTATGTATGTTCAATATAAATCGCTTGTGTACACCTATCTGCCATCTGATTGAAACgatatatacctacacataaTCGATTATATTGTAGTCTGGTGGTGATATCGACTGTTGATTGGGCCGCCTGACTGGCACCTGCACGGCTTGATTGCtcgaatatacatgtatgtatgaaaCATCATGCATGATCTTACATACCATGGAAAAGTGTCGATTTTGCCGGTTATCTTCATCTCATttcatcaattaattattttttgagttTGTCCATCGTACCGCGTcataattgtattttttctcacatttttcaattcctgtGAATTCGTGAATGTTACTCAAATTTGTCTATTCGCACTGCACTTTATTGGGACACATAAATCGAGAGATGAAAATCGTTGGACGAAATCGTCCGGTCAAAtttacgataataataatgatttcatattttgtcTAAAATTCACGACTGGTGTTAgatttaaaagaaatttcgCGCACTCATTATCGGCTTATCAGTAATAACGAAAGTACCAATTGctttttaattactttctGCCGTGTGCATTGGAGttaaatcaatattttgttacaCGCATCTAGAACTTGTAAAAATGCTCGTGGTGCGGAAATATAATCGATGCCTATAACATAGCAGATTGACCATTTCGTACTCCTAGCAGAATTTCATTCACTAATTTATCGTAGGTTAATAATTAGCCATTTATAAATGTACATATTTTctgtgaagtaaaaaaaatttttaaaatcaaatttcttcaTCAACCGTAAGTCACTGCACGTAAATGTTCTTACGAATAATAATCCATCTCTCTATAATGACTTTGAATGCAAAAACATGTTACAATCGTCCCGAAAGAACCAAAAAATGGTTTGTTGGAAATGCATTTTCATAAACACTCCATATGAGGGATGCcatttattgtattttactGCAATTTTTCGTCAGGAATAAAATCACCTTATTTTACTTTAAAGCTTCgttattttttgcttttcattCCTTAGCGCTTTTTTCTGCTTCGTAGTTTCCCTACGCTATTCTCCGAAGTCGTTGTGGAAGTTCAACTCTCGAAGAATTGCTCGCGTCGTATACATGAACTTGACTGATATACCGACTCTCACAAGTGACAAAGTTCATTGCAAGATGTTCAAGGAAGTTGACGAGGACGGTGGCAAGTGtggtaataaataaaacaaaaacagtaATTCAATAGCAATGCGTTGTAGAGGTTCGTGAACGAGAAAGAGACGATGTATTTAAGATGACAGCATCGTCAAAATTTGCACACAAGTTCGGCGGTGTAAAACGTCTCAATCAACAATATTCATTCGTATAAATCTAGGAAAGCAGTGAAGTCACGTAGGCGTTTGCTTCGTCGACGATGGACGACAATACCGAATCAGCTTCGCTGTTGATCTGGCTGATGATGCTGCTCTTGGAGACTGCTAAGAGGATGTCAGCAACGGCGTCGGCAATCCAGTCAGTCAGCACGTTGCCACTCAGCTCGGCAGAGGATGTTCTGTGGTTGGAATATGAAggaatttgaaacatttcgaATAAGGTCATTATGACggaagatataaattttcaagcgTTCCAATCCcgtttataattattggaCATTAGTGAGTTTTAGAGAAACGGTGTAGAAGTTAGTCGCACAGCTTTACCCTGCAGACGAATCCATTTTCGATAAAAACAATTCCCCCGTTAAACTAAATCGAATCTTGGTCAACTCACCCGATGCTGTTGACCGCAAAAGAATCGAAAGCGATTGTGTAATTGTGCACGTTTGCGCTGAAGCCCACGGTGGTGTCGATCTTTTTGAAGGTTACCGTTGCGGTTCCAGTCTCATGAAGACTGCCCAAAAGTTTCGCGTAGTACGTGTAAGCGGCCTGAAATGGGGTAGcgttgaaaattcagaaaGAGAATTAAAATCATGAGGTCGTAATTTATATTGTACACCATCGGTGATTACTCACCGTTGCTACGTCGACTCCCATGTTAGCATCGAAACTTAGAGTTTCTCCATCGTATCCAAGATTTACGTCGCCGTAACGTTTCACTGACGACAAACCAGTCATCTCTCCGTCGTACAGCGAAAGGCGTCCGCTCAAGGTGATCAACAGGTgtgtctgaaaaaaaagaacgtaaCAGCGTTACTAGACAAAAGGATTACCTACTCAGGAATGTATAATCAAAATTATAGCTTTAATCCTTGCAGGAGAATAGTCAAGTTGTATTTATTAGCGGGCAAAAACGTTAGAATGCGAAGTTGACTGTCACCCGAGTTGTTCATTGGTTTGACGAcattttcgcagcaccgttcgCTCAAGAGATTAGTAGTGAATCAATGGATCTTAGTGAAGTTGAGGCATACTTTGACATTGGAAATCGCTGCGGATTTCCAACTGACAAACCTTTCGGAAATTTAAATGGCAAAATCGATCTTTCACAGCCCAACGTGATCAGCAGTACGGATTTCACTTTCTGCACGCAAGCCAATACGGATCCACGTTGAGTGAGGTCAGTGACGTCAGGCGAGAAGGTGAATTCTCGCATACTCTCACTTTCCCTGCAAAGTCACTCTCGCTTTCAGCCGCGTTTCAGATCTTTCTGGAGTAAGGCCTCACTTTCCATTGCCTTGAACCGAAGACCTGGATCTCCACTGGGTGGCCTCCTTACCTCCTTCACCTCATCATCGTGATTTTCGTTCCTCGACCCGCCGGCTTCTACTCCTTGCAGTCATTCGTTTCGACCCCTTGGAAGATCTCTCTACGATTCGTATCCTAAATCCCAATTAGCCAGTGCGTTGTGTCGACCGTCTATCTTTTCAATCGTCCAAAGTCAACGATGTCGAGTCCTTTCGACCACCCGCAGCAAATCCTTCGCGTGTTCAACGGTTGACACTCGATAATCAGTCTCGTTCCAAGCTTGGAGCTGAATGTGTGACTCGTTGCGTTCGACCCGAACCCTGAGCACGACGGTTGCTCAACGGCATTACTCGACTTGACGTTCGTTCCCTGGCAGAAATGATTTTCCCGGAGCGTCTAATCCGTCCGCTCCACTCTGATCTCGACTCGAGGCTCATCGACGTACTTTTTCCGAACTCCGTACTCGATACCTGGTTCAGGAGTAAGTCAGACTGTGGGTTATCCGGTGACCCAACTTTCGCCCGCAAGAACGAAGTCAGGCCGAGAGGAGACCTTGACAGATTTCACTCTCGCTTTCGTTGAAGATTTACAAAACATGGGAATCACTTTCATAGGCCTTGGTTCTCGCCTCGGCTTTCACCCTACGACCGACTGACTCCTTCCGGTGACCCAAAATTTTCCTTTTGTAAAGATAATCGCATAACAGCTTTggaataacatttttatacaagaTCATGTTCTTGCAATTTTCGCTGAGCGACTTATCGTCATCATCAAGAACGATAATTGAACCGATAAAACTTTACGCACTCTATAATAATGTACATTTACCGGGCATTCATTAGCTTGCGTTAAGATCGTCCAGAGCAATTAATTTGCTTTCTCAAAGATTATAGCCACGAATTGATCGACTACTACGCCATTTACGTACTCGCGAGGATCACACAATCCCGCGaaactttcaatttcataaaaataaaactaccgAGTGcgattttttcacgaatcatAACTTTCTCACCATTTTATTACGCAGCCTATGTATAAACATATTCATTAGatactgtaaaataaaaattgtattcgaATCCTTATAGAGCCAAAGGTGCAATCCTGCATCAGTGGTCAtcgaatttgtaaaattgcCACACAAATTTATTCTGCCagttttttctctgttaattttcttctaaaCTGTCATCTGCAATTAAATTTAACTCCAACTTACCACAGAGAAGGATTCCGTGACGTTCGGAATTGATAGTGGCTCAAGACTACTTGCACTGACATACGCCTGCAGAGTTTCTATCACTTCGTCGACATAGTCGTTCAGATTAGCCGAATAGGTGGTGGATCGTTTCCTGTATAAGAAGCACAGTCAGGTCGAAAATTCGATAGATGCACACATCGTTACGTCAGCGGTGGAAAGCTGATTGAAGAAAAGCatgaaaaaacattcaaaactTCTATACGCAATGACAAAAATTATCTAGCATTCGAATCTCATAGTGTTTCTGCAAAGTTACCAAAAttctttattgaaatttttcatagaaTGTTGATCCTTGAACTCGACTCATCTTAATCCACTCAGGAATCGAGCATCATTTCATAAAAGCAAATATCAGAATAATGAGCTACTTTGCCAATAATTGAGGATGCTAGAAACAAGGACCAATCATCGCAGTATTTTTTCTGCGATCCCAATATAGACggacaatatatttttaatcgatGAATTGACGAATGGATAACAAGGCTGCAACTGTAATTggttcatttcatttcaactgGTCTTTTTGTCTACCTCGATGTAATTATGCTCGATCCGAATGATTAAGATTAAAAATCTACGATATGAGAAATGACATTAGATGTGGCGCGACCATATGACGAAATCTCTGCAGCAAACTAAATACAGGAAGAGCTGATTGTTGCCTAAATTCTTGATCTTCAACTATTGAAAATTGGGTTGAATAGCGTTGCTATGGTAGTTCTACCGATTTGAAACTTCGAAAACTTTGGCAAGTGAACGAACTGAttccaaattattatttcagttGTGTATGGGTAAATATTTCACTCAACAAGAACAAGAAGTAACGCATATGTAATCTTACTGGTGCGTTTTGGTCGCAGAAGCCACCGCTACGAGGACGAGGAACAGTGCCGGAACAGTCTTCATGGTGATGAGACAGTGACTAGAGTCCGTAACTGGAATGCTCTATTATAtagattttttgcaaaaatcatCGAGATTATCTCGGCGAGATTACTTATACACGACGTGAAATctcttacattattttatcGGTCATCACAACATTTGCATGTGCGATAAGTGCGCATTTCTATATTATAATCAAAATTCGTTTTGGATAAAATCTCGGCATTTGTGTCCAACAATTATATTGGTATTTACATACACCAAAGATATTTCTAGTTATGGTTAATGTGCGGTTATTAAccattatcattttcaaccgTTGCCCAAAAATACAGTAccgggtgaaaaatgaaaatgcgaTTTGTTTCTATAACCGAAAATCTAGTGTAAGGTATTATTCTTTTCGATCGTGGTCACTCGTTCCGAATTTTCTAGTTATTACAGCAATATTTAAATCTTTATTGTGATAGTACCTACTTTACCAAAACTATAGTGTCACATTATAACGCGCTGTGACCAGGGTTccttcttcatattttttgctgttgaaaaaaattctttatcaTTCATAAATAACTAATCTTTTGATTAGGTACATTTCGTTTGAAGAAACGCCACGTCGTCATTGTGTTTCATACAggtagaaaattttccttcCGAAGCCTGTCACGATCTCAACCTAAAAGCCCATGACAAAAAAGTGACAGATCAAGACAAAATCAtggtttttaatttgatttttgagtCGCTAAACAGACGGGTGAAGGAATcacgaaaattaattactccaATTAGCTTTATCGACAAATGAGGTTCCGCACTCTGAAATTCGATTGAATCAAGCGGCGAGATAACCAATACTCGACGGcacaaaaaaaatacaaagaaaaattgttaattttgtggTGGTAAAAAGCCGGTATCAATTCTCCATCGTGAATTATGTACAATAGAAATCGCGTGTCTGTACCTATCTGCAATCTGATTGAAACGATATGCACACATAATCGATTATATTATAGTCTGGTGGTGATATCGACTCTTTAATGAGCCACATGACTGGAACCTGTACGGCTTGATTCCTagagtatacatgtatgtatgataCATGATGCTGGATTTTACATACCGTAGAAAACTGTCGGGTTTTCCGGTTATCTTCagcttattttattaattaatggTTTTCGAGTTTACTCATCGCATCGCataataattgtatttttcttcagaTGTTTCGATTCCTACAACTCCCGGTCTGAAATCTGTGAccatttctcaaattcgtaCTGTATTGGAAGACAGAAATTGAATTGAGAATCGTCAGGTCAAATTTGtgatggtaaaaatataatttgatatttgatcgaaaataaaaatacgactGGGTGAAGTGTCAAGTTTGAAAGTGATCTTGCGCACTCGTAATTGCCTTATCAGTCGTAACGAAAGTacctattattttttattcactttgtGCCGGGATATCGTAGCTGCATCAATCATTTGTTACCTATATCTACAACTTGTACGAATTCTTAGTGTGGAATATCATCTCTTAATTCATCGTGCGTTAATAGCTGGTTATCCATTAATAGATGTACACAATAGAAATTATGTCGCAAAATAcgaagagaattaaaaaaatatgatttcagATCAATCGAAGTAACTGTACGTAAATGTTTTACAAATAATACTCCATTTTTATGATTtccttaaaaataaaaacacattacGATTGTCCTAAAAGAGCCAAAAATGATTTGTTAAAAATCCCaaaaactgaaatataaaaattctcggagcctgaaaatttcttttgattAAAGCTAAAAAATGTCACCATTGAATTCGGGCTATAATTCGAAATAGGAATTTCCAATATTATCACATGAGGGTAACATTTTGCAGGAATTATCTTACAAAGTACGCAATAATAAAgctggaaaatattttatttatcacttTGGAAGaacttttatttgattcaaaaaagattttttattttgttcaattaacaaaaacaaatatttcataactgcattatacatacatataagaTACTGGGATGTACAATTTCACACAAAATCCCGTAGAACAAGAAGTACTGATAATTAATACCCGCTATTACATTATGAATATTGATAGACATATGATAATGTTTTCGTGGATAATGAACCTgtagtttcattttcattttaattatatgttaaaataattattgctcGTGTATTTATTAAGTATTTTGGTATATCAACAATGTATCATAACGATTCATCACAAACCGCATTATAGAAATGCAAAAATCGATAAGATAATTATCATATAAAGGgttgtataaattaaaaatatataaattcttCTTACATCTAATACATCGATATCATGGAATCTCAAATATGCACcatataagtatgtatatcATCAACATACGCTTCAAGATTTACTCTTCATTTTAAAGTACgcataaaaaatttgcgtATTTGTGAAACATAACGCATAACGAAGAGTTAGAATACTTACAGAATATATAGATATCGACATGAATAGTAATAAGACGTGTTAACCTGTTGACGGCAGTTTGGGGACTTCAAATAAGGAATTAATTGaacttatttataaatttcacgtcTGACAAAAAGGCGACTTGAAATGATACATCCCCGCCGTTAACAGGTTAAACAGATTAAAAACAGGCAAATTAATTGCTTAGTAGGTAAAGTGTagtgaatataataatacaaataacaattttaacAACAACGTAACAATAAAGTAAATTCGAAAGTTTGGTGAAACTACGAGTAAGAAAACTGCGATAAATCGTGCCAAGCTCAAACGTTTCCTGCTTGATTAACAACTCTGCTGCCCGAATTAATCCTGCACTATGATTTAAGGTACCATTaatcgttttcaaaaattccttaCATCTCAATTCAAGGTAGAAATAAACGCCAAGGTTAAACTGGTGGcgatatataatttcaaaaaaagaaattcatgtTGAAAATATCGCTGAAAAAGAATGGGTTATTCCTCGGTATATTAACGGCGAGTGCAACCGTCGTTTCGGTCGCCGCATCAGCTGCGACACCCCGATACACGAATAGTCATTTGGTGAGTAAAGCACTGACGTTGAAATCTTCCAGAACTTTATTGATGTTTTCTTTGACCCTTGCCTCGATGACCGGTGCCACTTTCCAACGCAGGGTGCTTGCCATCCAGGATGAAATCTTTGACGCCAACCAATTCAAACCTCCCAGACCCGTTACATGGGCTTCAACGTcgctgtaaaaaatattaagaaattTCTTCCTCTAACCTGGGTTGATGCCcacagtttttcaaattgatgTGCAGTTATTTCACTAATTTCTGTCCATACTTTTAACGTAAATTTCGTTCCGATTCCTTGGCCAACGCTTTGAATTTAATTCTGTATTATACTGCAATTTTCTTACATCAAGATTTCAACAGTTGCCTTCATCGAAATTTTCTCCATTTCACTGAACATTAACTACTAAAGAAAGTTACTAAATGACAGAGATGAACCGAAAAGCACTGCAAAAGagttgaagaaatttgaaaagtaatGCAAAGGAATCACCAAGTGTTGTGAAAAAACACGGAGTCTACATTGCAGAGAAGTTGAGCAGAAATTCGCACTGGTTTTAtctaaataattttgtaactttTCTCGCCAACGCGTCTATTCgcaaatatcaataaaaatatatatatatatatatatatatatatttattcagaGGAAgacttcaaaaaattcaaaaaatcaatatgAAACCACCTCGACTATCGACATATTAGAAAACGGCGTAGACTGTAGATACCTGATGTTTGTGATCTTGAAATCTGCCAAACGGATCTTTACGTCCTGGTCCTTTTTATCGAGGACAAACTTAAAGAGAGCCTCATTACGACCGACGGTTGTCTGTATAGCGCCTGTCGGTCCAACGTCCATCAACTTCGCCTCGTAATGGTCGTAAGAGATCTGCAAATATGGAATCATCCGTGATCCAAATTCATTACAAGTTTCGCCTTTTAAATTTCACTCAATCTCGATGCATTGTTCTCGCGAGAACTTGCGAACCTTGAGCTCTGCCAGACCGACTGTCCCAAATATAACGATATTTCCATCCTCGACTGCGATACTGACGTTGCCCTTCCTGGATATCGTGGCCAGATTCTGGAAGATGCCATTCCTCGCAGTGAAACGACCCGTCGTCACGACTCCAGCTAATTTCTTTGTAAAAGAAGCATCGATGTCCGGTGTCGGTATGGTTGAGACTTTGAGTTCGTTGATTCGGTTATTCGCGTTGGCgagaattttatcgaatatgTCGTTTGTCACCACATTCACCGCTTTGCTGTGCTCCCTGTAAAAAgcagtatttttattatcattttagCGCATTCTACGTTATCCAGATAACTCTCTTGGATGAATTATCCGCATCCTTCATCTTGTATAGAGATACTGTGACTTAAGGTAATCTCCATCTTTTTTCACGATACAGAAATAAGATAACTGCTTTCCAAGGAAACCAAATATATCTTTTTCAGTCAGTAAAACATTCAATTCTtttagaaaaaagaatgagaaCATTGTGATAATTAATAACTTCTTTAATTTATATCGTTATCTTTTTTACTACGCAGATGAAAATGAggataatttaatttcttaaaCAGATAGCAGACATGAGAAACTATCTTTCGTGATACGTAGATGAATTTTTGTTCGGACAATATTATATTCATCTACGTGATAATACTCATTATTTTGCACTACGGAGGGATAGTTTTACCTAGCTGACTATTTCTTGTTCGATTATACTTACGTTATGGCATCGACTAAATCAGACTCGCCTTGGAGAAGATCGCAGGCAGATAATTCAACGATAACTTCATCGAGCTCCATTTTGAGCAAGTGATTCAAGCGACTGGTGAGATCCATCCACAAGTGAGCACCCAAGGTATCAGCTTAGAATAAAATGGGTAATGAGTCAGAAGAAAGACGACGGAAATAACACAAGCGGATTACCAAATACTTAGTGCGTTTAgtatatttattcttattactGAACGGAAATACAAAAAGCCGAAGACTCAGATGCGTTGTACGATATCTTTGAGTATTATTTTATTggtattattttacaaaacaGGCTTGGCTTTTTCCGGAAATTATATTTCGTAAACAtgtgtttaaaaatgaatgtgCTTTTTCAATGAGTgtgaaaatcaataataaatcaaGAGACTCTGCCCACCGCCTAGCAAAACTTAATGAGTATttaagaaatgtaaaaaagagTCATAATGTACATCAACAAACAAATGTTGTGAGTATAATGGATTCGAGGATTGAAATATTGATCTAAAATTACCCATTTTCGAACTGTAGTTTTAAATCTCTCAAATATCGTTTAATCTCTAGTATTCATGTTCATGATCTTTGACACAAACGATGAATCACGGACggtggtggaaaaaaaaaatggcacaaTCAAAATGTGATTAAAATTATGCCACTGAACTATTCTCGGGAATCGACGTTTACTCACAAAGTTCATCCCTGTCGAGTTGACCGCTTATCTCGCCCTCGCTATCGCGATACGTAGTTTTTATGAGGACTTTCTCCGGTTTATACTCGATGGCGTAGCTGTTGTTGGTCAGGAAACAGTCCTCTATTGGATAAACTCCGATTGACCCTTTTGCCttaacatttttgaaaattattctgcGCGAAAAAACACGCAGAGTATGAATCAATTCTTGTGTCTCAAATTTGTCCGAAGTACAGCACACgttgatttgaacgaaattgttaattttcgaaaattaaacatCACGGTGACATTATGTTGTTTTAAAAAGTTGCCCATcagtttttaataatatttttagtgattgataataaaacgagaattatcataaaatagaaaacagtCTTATAAACCAATCCAATTTGCATTCATTTCAGTAACCGTGAGATCGTTTAGCAATAAACGGCAATTCACTTTTTATTGCAGAATACTTACGAAATTTGACCAGATGTGGTCAAAGGCAGAAAAGCGTTAAGGGCAGTGTTTTGCACGAAAAATTCTCCCGACACCTCCAAATCACCGACGTCGATTTCAGCTGCCAAGAAGAGGAACTCGAATCGCGCGGTTACGCTGGTAAACCGGAAATCCGGCTCACGCAGAAGTTTGAGGTTCGTCAACTCTCTAATTGGAATTATACGAATTAAATCAATTACGATTTATCAACGTCCAggttttttcaaactcatttCATCTCACTGATTACTAATAAATTCCGGTTGTTCCACAGAAATTGACAAAttgtaattctttttcttatcaatCTGGAGCTAcaccatttttgaaaaacaattcgatTCAAGTTAACATTCACATACGAAATataatgcaataaaaattgcaGGCCAAACAACCGCTGGAAACGAAGACATTTCGCGTGATATTTGACAGCCATTATCTTAACAACATGTTAATGACGTTAAATTCGAGGCGTTTACccatgaaattaatattt includes:
- the LOC124179978 gene encoding mite allergen Der p 7-like, with the translated sequence MKTVPALFLVLVAVASATKTHQKRSTTYSANLNDYVDEVIETLQAYVSASSLEPLSIPNVTESFSVTHLLITLSGRLSLYDGEMTGLSSVKRYGDVNLGYDGETLSFDANMGVDVATAAYTYYAKLLGSLHETGTATVTFKKIDTTVGFSANVHNYTIAFDSFAVNSIGTSSAELSGNVLTDWIADAVADILLAVSKSSIISQINSEADSVLSSIVDEANAYVTSLLS
- the LOC124181162 gene encoding uncharacterized protein LOC124181162 isoform X2, with protein sequence MDVLKVQNPDLAQAIEWTKETIETMITRSFTNAAVRRSIWSNAPAKQHPLKDVFFTVKGDTHVIIFKNVKAKGSIGVYPIEDCFLTNNSYAIEYKPEKVLIKTTYRDSEGEISGQLDRDELSDTLGAHLWMDLTSRLNHLLKMELDEVIVELSACDLLQGESDLVDAITEHSKAVNVVTNDIFDKILANANNRINELKVSTIPTPDIDASFTKKLAGVVTTGRFTARNGIFQNLATISRKGNVSIAVEDGNIVIFGTVGLAELKISYDHYEAKLMDVGPTGAIQTTVGRNEALFKFVLDKKDQDVKIRLADFKITNISDVEAHVTGLGGLNWLASKISSWMASTLRWKVAPVIEARVKENINKVLEDFNVSALLTK
- the LOC124181162 gene encoding uncharacterized protein LOC124181162 isoform X1, producing MDVLKVQNPDLAQAIEWTKETIETMITRSFTNAAVRRSIWSNAPAKQHPLKDVFFTVKGDTHVELTNLKLLREPDFRFTSVTARFEFLFLAAEIDVGDLEVSGEFFVQNTALNAFLPLTTSGQISIIFKNVKAKGSIGVYPIEDCFLTNNSYAIEYKPEKVLIKTTYRDSEGEISGQLDRDELSDTLGAHLWMDLTSRLNHLLKMELDEVIVELSACDLLQGESDLVDAITEHSKAVNVVTNDIFDKILANANNRINELKVSTIPTPDIDASFTKKLAGVVTTGRFTARNGIFQNLATISRKGNVSIAVEDGNIVIFGTVGLAELKISYDHYEAKLMDVGPTGAIQTTVGRNEALFKFVLDKKDQDVKIRLADFKITNISDVEAHVTGLGGLNWLASKISSWMASTLRWKVAPVIEARVKENINKVLEDFNVSALLTK